The Scleropages formosus chromosome 20, fSclFor1.1, whole genome shotgun sequence genomic interval cgttctccctgtgctcgcgtgggtttcctcccatagtccaaaaacatgcgtttcaggtgaactgctgcTTGTAAGCTGTCCGTAGTGTGTGTACGGCTACCCCCGCAAGCaatgtcctgtccaggatgtaccctgacTTGCCTCTTGTCCTgtatttccaggataggctctggatcactgtgatcctgcattggataagcagttattaaCAATGGCTCAATGAAtggttaccccccccccccaaccactaAGAGTCTCTCTTCCCAAACCTGCAAGCTGTGACGTCTCACCCTTCCCCAGACAAAGTGTTTTCAACAGAATCATGCTCTTCTGTTCCAGTCTTGGATGAGATAGAAGAGAGGAAGCAGTTTCTGGAGGAGATGACAGCCCTTGGGAAGGGAAAGTACTACCAGAACATCATCACCACGGAGATATCGCAGGTAATCCCCAACATTGGGAGTGCATATCCATCAAGGGCACCTTGCCATAAACGTGTACAGTACAAGCGAAAAGCACGAGTCCACCTGGGCAACCTGGTCAATACCAGTATGGGACACAAGAGTAACAGCAAagcaagtgtcctacatctgctgcagaagaactggGAAGACATGGCACCTCATTGCCTGATCTGACTCCTTTTAATTGAATACAACAAGGAAAACCGTTTCAGGCAGATCAGCACTGTCACTGGTAACAGCACTTCTAGCACTGGTGTTATCCAGCTTCTTATAGATGGACACGTTTGTACATGTGTCTGGGTTCTCACTGGCAGATGAACGACAATCCTTGCCTCACCTTCGGTCTCTCCCTCAGAAAGTACGTGAGCTGGAAATCATTGACCGAGCCCGTTGCGCGGCGCTGAAGATGCTCGTGGAGAGGGAGCAGAAGGTAGAAAAGTCGTCCGAGCACAGCTGACTCACTTCCACAGGGACCCGTTGGTGTAACGCGCACCGGCAGAAACATGGTATTGGACTAGCTAAACGTGCGTCAATACTCACACGTTTTTATCtacagctcttcatctgttgtttgATACACTTCTgttgcatcactttggagaaaagcaccttctgaatgaataaatgtaactgaccATGTGCCTTAAACACTCCCAGCAATAAAATCCTGAGTACTGCCTACTGACACTTTCTCTGAATATGCCGTGTCCTTTTATTAAGGAGTCATTGTGTGACGGTAATTTCACGTTCACGTTTCTCTTGAGCTGAGCTGGCCGAGATGACGACTGTGGTAAGCCTTCTTTACCAGGGTGTTTCCTCTTGGACTGCTGAAACAAACCAAGTTGCACCAATGATTTATACCGAGTACACAAGAAGCATTGTTTAGttttattaattgcatttatttcttttcctctgctctctggcagagACACTGGTAACATTTCTCTCATCATCTCGAAAGCCCTTGGTTGATATTAACTGGGCAAAGACACACAGGTACCCAAACGGCTAGAGATTAAAGTGAGACGGGCTATAAAAGACAGAGGAAGTGCATAGATTTGGCCAAAAAGGGCTTCTAAAAAGAGTGATGTCTGACAGAGCAGCGTGAAGAGAGTGAGACAGACTGATAAATAGTAAAACAATGGCActcactgtaaatcactgtaaatccaCTGCTCCAACACAGCACCGGCACTCCTCTAATCACAGGACAAACTCAGGCACAGACCGAACGAGTCAAAATATTAGCAGAGGCTGCATATAAAACAAGgcatttaaagtttaaattaaaatgtgataTTGCATAAGTAACATTCACACGCTCACTTTGAGTTTTATTGGTATGCATACAATTTTGACTGGTTGAACAACTTACTTCTAACCATTTTCTGTGACATCGTTGACTTTAAACACATTTGCTCTCTGACCACACAGATTGCGGCAGCCCGACACGGTCATCCATTCAGCCTCTGatcattttcttgcattttcctTCTCAACATACCAACCAGCCGTTCCTTTGACAACGAGTTGAGGGATGTGTAAACAAGGGTTTAAGGCattattgaaggaaaaaaacagcaatcgAAAACAATCTATTTTGCCACCGgacttttaaaagcaaataaatatacCTGCCAACGCTTCTAAAAATCTACTGCACATTTCTAAATAACCTAAAGCTTGTCAGACAGACCCAGCCCTCACCCCGTTTTTCATCATACCCAGTGAAAGTCATCTCCCGCCCACAAGAGTGAGAAAATCATCCCCAGATGCATGACTTTCCCAAATCCAACACTGTTTTCCCAGGTGTCCAGCTTTAATATGGTGACCACAAGTTTCACGTAACGAGCTTGAAGAATTCCACAGGGAAAAGGCACTGAACACCGGGATTCGCATCTCCGTGTACAGCAGTACGAGTACCATGCGCTCCGAGACGTGTCGTGATGTTGGGTGCTGCTCGTGCGCTAAAAACTACGACATATTCAAGTGCCGCTCGGATGCATCCAAGTTCATTAATGCACTTCTCAAACTGCATCTTTCATCTTCCATCTTGATCCAGAGTTTATTCCACCCAGCTTCAGAGCCTGCAAAGTACAGTCAATAAAAGGTAGTAcagcagtataaataaaaaCCCTCAGAGGGGCTGGTTCCTGCCTGCTTGGAGTATAAATCTACCCTGTACTGTCTCTACCAgcttctgttattatttctgcttcAGTTTAGAAGTTTTAAGAGTTcaaaaagactttaaaatatatacatggcGCATCTTTTccgtgggggggaggggactggGTTGGACTGTAAGCAGAAGGCCACCGATAAGGCTACTCTGTAGGGTCTGATTTATCAGTTAATGTCACCTCCCCACTTCACCCACATCTTGCTTTCCTGCTTCGCCGCCTCCCCTTGACCCTCTGTGACAAAGATGTGCACGGACAGTCCTCCCTCTCCCATCAAGCCCCACTGGTCACCCTCCGGCCTCCAGTCCCGTCTCGCTCTCAGCTCTTGTCCTTGCGGGGGCTCCTGTTCTTTCCACCCTCGTTTTTGGGGCTCAGCATCTTCAGCACCTTCATGGGTTTGAACTTGGCCCCTTTCTTCTTATGCTCGCCGTCCACCTCCTTGTGGAattctgcgggggggggggggaatcgaGAGCGCGGCTGAAGGTCAAGTTACATCATCCTTCTTCATCTGTGAGGCAGGTAAGTGGCTTATAAGGCACGGTGAAGACACAGTAAGtggaacacaaaaacacaaggagaCAGACAGTGGCGACGAATGAAATCTCTCCTCCTCTCACCTTTCTTCTTGATCACAGCCGCCAGCAGTttgtcttcctcctcttccctgGAGGATGAGGTCCAGCAAAGTCAGTAAAATCATCACTGAAATCAACTGCAGTCCCCAGAGCTTAAGTACCACCCACAATCTGTCACCACGAATGTGGAGCTACTCAATATCGCAGTATTATAAACTGGTGCCTTTACTATTGATTATAGGCAAGAGGGCTGGATGGAATCAATCACACTGACAATGGACATACGCATTTCCACCccaaggacacaagtggaggacagaacattttAAAGGCACTCCATGTAGTCGACGTGAGTCAGCTGCACTTAACAGCATAGGCAAGGGGAACCTGCTGTTATGAACAAGCACGTCTACGAAGGATATCAGATCACGGTAATTGATCACCTCTGTCGGTCCTGATCCATGCTATTGATGATCTGGTTTCGCTGCTCTATGATGGTGACCAACTCAGCCATCAGCTCCTGCTCCCTGCCATGGTCTTCCTCGCTCCACTCCCTCTCTAGAGCAGAGAGAAAGTCGTCATCATCAGCCTCTGCGGTGCTGCTGCGTATCTggaccgtgtgtgtgcgcgcgctcgcttGCAAGCCCTCACAAAACGGTGCGTTCAGTCACCTGGCTTATTGAGGAGACACCTAAGCTCGTactccacatctgcctgcctCTCTTCCAGATTCTGCTGCTTGGCCCTGGAGACAGATACACAGTCAACTTTAAACGTACTTTATGTACAAAAAGACAACACTAGCATCTCTTCATCGTGGCACTTATTCGGGGCACACTCACGTGTAAACAAGCTCTGCCTCCCTGCGCACCAGCATGTGTTTCTCGTGAATCAGTGTGAACCACTCCACCAGCAGGTGCTCCTCATCCTCGTCTGTAACGGGAGAAAACTGAGTAAGGACACGGTACCGACACGGTACCGTCAAATCTCGCCTTCAGTAACCACCACCACCTTCCGCTTCAGTTTCCCTTGTGCAACGCAGAGTGAACAAAGAAACAGATTAAGAGTTTTAGATGCAGGCACAAATATCAAAGCACAGATTGTCTTCTGATACCACCATATTTTTACCACACATTACACAAGGAGCACCAATGGAAGTGAGAGTCAGACAGGAAATACAGAGGAAACGTGACAGGTGGCGTGATGCAAATGTATACAAATTTATAGAGCTGTTAGAaaatcaggaaagaagtgggttATAAAGCCATGCTTTTTGATACTCTtgctgaatgctgaaagggattcagcagttctgaggggatATCAAGGGTAATATAAATAATCACAAGACCCTCAGGCCCTCGGTACAAAAATTACTGCTTGGAGTCAAAGACCACAATCAAGATATGCATAAATGCTTCACTCTGTGCTGATGCCATTTCCAGCAGGTTCCAGACTTTTCAGATAAACTGTCCCTTAGAATGGTTCTGGCTCTGCCCCCCTCACCATTATGACAGTCCCTCAGCTTCTGCTCCAGCACTACGCCCCTCTGCTCCAGCTCATCCAGCTGCTTCTCCAACTCCCCCATCTCCACATAGATGTCCTCCACTGGGATGTACTGGTCCGACTGCACCTGCAGGGGACATGAAGCGAAACCACCTCACATTCGCTCCTCTGCTGCTGTGGCGTGAGAAATTGTTCGTTAAAGTGTGGTGTGGAAATACGTTCAagaagttaatattttcaagcGATTAATATGTTCTAGTGTGATGGAAAAGTTAAGACGTTCAGAAAATGTATCCTGTCTGTTTAACGCAATGGAGAAGTGTTGAGAGGGAAAacgaaatgcaaaaaaagtttaaccATTAGGATGCGTCCCGACGCACTTCTTAAACGGGGACAAATTGTGCAGAGTAAAGCTCACTTTTGTGTCCGACGCGAGGGAAGTTTCGAAAGTGTCGCCGTGCCTTGCGATCGCCTATGTAcgagcttgcaaataaaaggaggcgaTACAAACCGATCGGAGAGAGACAGCCAGCCGCACGGAGCTCTCCTATTGGCCGATCGTCTGAGCGTTTTGCGCGGATCTCGTGCGGCTAATCAgttccagaaaaggaaatataatttctttcacactGCACTGCTGGGTGTAACAGCGGAGGGGGCCTGCAGACCCACGCCGATCACCTGATGCACAGCTACCACTACCAAACTCACACGCCAATCCACAAAACACCACCACAGTCACTGACTCGTTCAGAAAGCTGAGGAACAGCACTACTGGGAAGAACACAAGACACCCCCCTCCTTGCACCCATGCTCACCTTCCTCTTGATGAGGGGGAATCCATGCCCAGGGGCTGGTGGTCGAGCTGGGCGGGGGCCTGCTGGGGGCCTGGCTTTGGGCAacgggccagagggggaggctTTCCTGTTGAAGGGGTTCTCCTTGCAGGTTCTCTGGGAGATGGATGAAAAGGAAATACAGGGTTAGTCCTCAATCTGGACAACATTCTGCTAATAAGCAATTCAAAACACCAGCTCatcaagttacttttttcttaTGGTTCGTCGGTGACATGAACATCAGGCTTTCCGGCATTTATCATGCTTAGAGTCACGGTGACTGCAGCCCAGCAGGTCACAATCTTCAACACACTCCACTGCTGTAAGACCGTTATTGCAACACAgagtttcttcattattattattattctttattcagcCGATACCTTTGCTCAGCGACCGTTATAGGGACTGCGACTAAATAAAGGGTTAATAACACACGTTTTCCAGTCCCCAACACTGCCAAGGCCTGCTCCCACATCCTTGATTACAACACTTACAACATAAAGACGCATTTGGGCAATATGTACGCTTCAGCTGAATGGCCTTCAATCCTCAGTGCCACTGCTGATCCCTTGATCCaggtgcttactctgaactgacacagtaaaacttacccagttatataaattaatgaatCAGTGCATATAGcttaatatatatatacctaCCATTATACGTTAACTGactgattaattaattagttcaatcaatcaatcagtgaAAATAATATGGATATGAACTTCATTCTGTTGTTGGCGTAAATTGAAGAACACGTTACTAAATGAAACCTCTGTTGAGAGGAGTTAAATACAGAGACCTGCATCCCATTGCAATGCTGGTGACATCGCACTCCATAAACAGTAAGAAGTCGATTTCACATAAAGGCTATATTTTATCTCACAGTTAAATATTTGGTGTATAGCTGAAATGTTCCACTGTActgttaaaaacagatttttttttttttttttaaaaacttcctgtattgatttttttgcttCTCTAAATGTTATCTTCTCTTCTGCCAACTGTTAATCCATGAGCACTACCCCTGCTTCACTAGGGCTGGTGTTCTGTGCAGTATGTAAATTCAGCCCTCGTACCTTATTCTGAGGGGGGGGCGGCGGGGTGCCTTTCGCCAGCGGGCTGGGTGTGGTTGGGGGTCTGGGAGGTGGGGGACGGGCAGCTCTCGGCCCTGCACTCCGGTTGGTCTGTGGAGTCGCCGGAGCCGAGCTGGTGTTGGCCggcgggggaggaggggaggggctGGGAGAAGGATGGGGCTTGTTTTCAGCAGTGGGAGGCGAGGGCCCACTGATCGACGGCTCAGAGACACTCTTGGTGAAAGGGTGGTCCTGGTCAGAGAGCCTGGCGCTGGGAAGGACCCTGGAGGAGCTGTGGtctgaagaggaggagagactCTCTGTGCTGAGGGCTGGGGATGGAGAGGAAGAAGGGGGCTGAGAAGAAGACAGGGCTGGACACAGTGCGACCCAAAGAAGTGGGAGAAAACCAGGAGGAGCAGAGGAGTGAGCAGAGAGACAGGGGGAACCTCATGAACACAGGTCGCCAAACAGTTCAAAAGAGTCTTCACAAACCGTAACGGGACACGAgacctcaaacacacacacacacaccactagGTTGATGGACTGAATTAGACCACATGTCATTAGATTTCCTTCTTGTTACAGGTAAAGTCACaatggataaaagtgtcagctaaacactacGCGGTAATCCTTGTACGtcacttctgagaaatgcatgtgctaaatgagtaaatggaaaCGTAAAGCAACTTCCGTGACCTAAAATTTGATCAATTTCACCCAGTCACTCAGTAATACACATAGGGAGTggacaaaataatagaaacGCCTAAcgatataataataacaaggaCCACCCTTTGTCTTCAGAGAAGCGTCAATCCTTCTTGGAATACTGTCATAGAAGTCCTGGACTGGGTATACCATTATATTGCACACATTGTGCTCCAGCACTTCGCATAAAAGTTCCATGTATTGTCATCCTGGAATACAGGAAAATCAAgagggaacagtgtttgcaccatagggtgcacctggtcctaTAAAATGACCTCATGTTCCTTGGCCATTGTACCGCCATGCAGAGAAACCACAAGGTGGCTGTCCATATCGTTACAGATCCCCTACCATGTTTACAGCTGGCAATAGACCTCCTGAACTGAAAGCATCCTTTGGTTTCCTAAAAACATAAACCCACCtggatgtaggaaacagggtaaaaaaaaaaaaaaaaaaaaaaaaaaaggcttattAGACCATATTACTTTCGTCCATTTCTCAACGGTCCAGGTTTCGTGCTACTTAAAGATTTACGcgtctttttttgtgttgaatttGGATACAAGACACCTCTGAATAGCTTACCTGGCATAAATTCTAGGTTTGTGAAGTTCACGATGTACGGTTTCTGTTATGACCGGGTCATCGAGATCCTGGTTCAATGCCGtagtaatttttgaggctgtactttggTAGCATTACGAAAGTATCTTGCGAAGTGTCCAACTATCCATCTTGCCATCCAACTTTCTCCTTGCCAGTGCAGTTTGTCTACGTTTGGCATAGACACTGGCCACAGCTCCAGAGCTGATTATTTTTAAGACCATTTCAATGACTTATTTGCctaaagttgctttgaaaactcacgTCAAAGTACTAACTGTCAGACCTTTTACAGCTGAAACATACTAATTTGCAATAACTCCAATATAACTCACGTTAATCACTGCATTTGTGATTGTGATTTAGTTACTTCAACATAAACTCCTCTCTCATGTGGTGTTTTGATTATTTTGTCCATCCCTGTATTTTACTTGCAAAATTAATGTCAAGTTCCTATCTCAGTGGATTAGGACTACACCTAGCAACCTTCTGGTGACAACAGCTACTCTACTTGCACCATAGGGCACTGACCTTGGGGGGAGGGCTGGGGGGCTCTAGGGGCAGGCCTTTTCTTACTCCGTGGGCTGCCTGGGCTTGGGGTGTCACTTGGGCTGGCTTTACCAGCAGGGCCACCTGCCTGGGGGGTGTCTGATGTCTGCATGATCCCATACCAAGGGTGGCTGGTTACGGAAGAGGGCGGTGCTACGCTGCCCCCTGCCTGATTCTCCTCCccctcatcatcatcctcctcctcctcctcctcctcctcatcattcTCAAAGGGGTtgctggactgtgggggggTGGCTGGCCGAGAACCTGCCTGAACCCCACCAATGGAAGGAACAGAGCCAGAACGAGGGGGAGCGGCTGtgccggggggagggggtggggctggcTTCTTCTTAGGCTCTGATTGGACaagtgccagccagggcggatCTTTGGGTTTCTGAATTTCACAGGGCAATCTGAAGCTATGAAAAAAATGAGGACACAAATAAATGCACCAAGGAAgggataaataaaaattatgaatcGTCACATACAAAATTATGTTACACTGAAAGACAGTCAAAAATTAACACAAACCACCCAACACTGAGGAGTTGACAAATTCAACTAGAAACAGTACTGTTTACAGTGAGGAAGAATGATTCGCACCTCCCCGGAGAGCTGGAACGTTCTCTAGGTTTGGGAGCTGACCGTATGAGGTCAGCGGGTTCACctacagagacagagaaagtgttACAAGGAGTGCGACTAGAGCACAGGGAGACAGATAGCTCATGTCGTTCACAGGCTTACCATTTACTTTCGGGCCGTCAACTACTCTGGGTGGCCGGACCCTGGGCACCGGGCGCGGCGTCGTGGATGGATCCGACACCCGTCGAGGTGCGGGCACTGGCCGACAAGCATCTCCAACATGACCAGCCGGAGCGGAAGGGAGCTCCCCGCCGGCTGAGTCTTTGAGCGGTTTTGTTGTTCCCTCTTcctctgcttcctcttcctcgcTGTCTTCGAAAGGATTTGGAGGCCTGGATTGATTCGCATTGACCGCCACCCCTTGGCTACCATTGACCCTCTTGCTCTCATCTTCCACaccctcttcttcctctccgTCTCTGCTTTCGTCCTTCCCGTTCTCATTTTCCAGCGACTCGGACTTCCCCGTCGAACTAGGAACAACGGACTCTTCTTCCGAAGTCCCCTCCGGCAGCGGAGCCTCCTCCCGTTCCCTGAGAATGGGAGGAGTCTCCATTTCGATGGGCCCGCCCCCAAGCCTCACCATAGGCCCAGTCACCCTGCTGAGGTCCGGACGCCCGATATGATTGGTTGATGTGGATTTGGCAAAATGGTGAGTGCAGACCAGGGAGCCGGCCTCGCTTCCTGCTTTGTAAGAGCCTGGTAACAGGGTGCTGCTACACTCTCTACATCTAAGGCAAGAGACAACGGGGGGGGGAAAAGACATCAGCACTAAATTATGTGTGATACAATCCCCCACAATTCCCTTTTCGGTAGGGCACTGGTGTCAAAAAGGAACCTCACAAGGCATAAGCGAGTCCTATATGAAGCCCGGGGAGCCCTACCTGAAACAGTTACGGTGGTACAGTTTGCCATCCACCAGGAACCTCTGCACCAGGTGGACATGCTTCTGACAGGCGGCGCAGGTACTGCTGAGGGTGCCACGTTTGGGTGGGCTGTCTGCACCCAGCTGGCGCCAGCGTGGAGTGTACGGGGCACGACGACACACGGGGCAGGGCAAGGAACGAGTTCACGGTGGGAGATAAAACACTGCGTCAGAACTGGTACTCTTTCCTTTTAAACAAATGGATCATGACTTTATACATGAGACCACAACATGCAGAGAATTTTCCCCCCATCTGGAAAACGAAAACATCAACTGCAGTCAAGAAAAT includes:
- the micall1a gene encoding MICAL-like protein 1 isoform X2; translated protein: MGSLKALQDWCRAQCAGYPGVDIANMSSSFRDGLAFCAIIHRHRPDLIDFDSLSKDNVYENNRLAFETAESELGIPALLDPEDMVSMKVPDRLSVITYVSQYYNYFNDKSHANPPCLKRPSGAGLGEPAVKRPPEDRGLESQLGADSPPKRGTLSSTCAACQKHVHLVQRFLVDGKLYHRNCFRCRECSSTLLPGSYKAGSEAGSLVCTHHFAKSTSTNHIGRPDLSRVTGPMVRLGGGPIEMETPPILREREEAPLPEGTSEEESVVPSSTGKSESLENENGKDESRDGEEEEGVEDESKRVNGSQGVAVNANQSRPPNPFEDSEEEEAEEEGTTKPLKDSAGGELPSAPAGHVGDACRPVPAPRRVSDPSTTPRPVPRVRPPRVVDGPKVNGEPADLIRSAPKPRERSSSPGSFRLPCEIQKPKDPPWLALVQSEPKKKPAPPPPPGTAAPPRSGSVPSIGGVQAGSRPATPPQSSNPFENDEEEEEEEEDDDEGEENQAGGSVAPPSSVTSHPWYGIMQTSDTPQAGGPAGKASPSDTPSPGSPRSKKRPAPRAPQPSPQALSTESLSSSSDHSSSRVLPSARLSDQDHPFTKSVSEPSISGPSPPTAENKPHPSPSPSPPPPPANTSSAPATPQTNRSAGPRAARPPPPRPPTTPSPLAKGTPPPPPQNKRTCKENPFNRKASPSGPLPKARPPAGPRPARPPAPGHGFPLIKRKVQSDQYIPVEDIYVEMGELEKQLDELEQRGVVLEQKLRDCHNDEDEEHLLVEWFTLIHEKHMLVRREAELVYTAKQQNLEERQADVEYELRCLLNKPEREWSEEDHGREQELMAELVTIIEQRNQIINSMDQDRQREEEEDKLLAAVIKKKEFHKEVDGEHKKKGAKFKPMKVLKMLSPKNEGGKNRSPRKDKS
- the micall1a gene encoding MICAL-like protein 1 isoform X1; its protein translation is MGSLKALQDWCRAQCAGYPGVDIANMSSSFRDGLAFCAIIHRHRPDLIDFDSLSKDNVYENNRLAFETAESELGIPALLDPEDMVSMKVPDRLSVITYVSQYYNYFNDKSHANPPCLKRPSGAGLGEPAVKRPPEDRGLESQLGADSPPKRGTLSSTCAACQKHVHLVQRFLVDGKLYHRNCFRCRECSSTLLPGSYKAGSEAGSLVCTHHFAKSTSTNHIGRPDLSRVTGPMVRLGGGPIEMETPPILREREEAPLPEGTSEEESVVPSSTGKSESLENENGKDESRDGEEEEGVEDESKRVNGSQGVAVNANQSRPPNPFEDSEEEEAEEEGTTKPLKDSAGGELPSAPAGHVGDACRPVPAPRRVSDPSTTPRPVPRVRPPRVVDGPKVNGEPADLIRSAPKPRERSSSPGSFRLPCEIQKPKDPPWLALVQSEPKKKPAPPPPPGTAAPPRSGSVPSIGGVQAGSRPATPPQSSNPFENDEEEEEEEEDDDEGEENQAGGSVAPPSSVTSHPWYGIMQTSDTPQAGGPAGKASPSDTPSPGSPRSKKRPAPRAPQPSPQALSSSQPPSSSPSPALSTESLSSSSDHSSSRVLPSARLSDQDHPFTKSVSEPSISGPSPPTAENKPHPSPSPSPPPPPANTSSAPATPQTNRSAGPRAARPPPPRPPTTPSPLAKGTPPPPPQNKRTCKENPFNRKASPSGPLPKARPPAGPRPARPPAPGHGFPLIKRKVQSDQYIPVEDIYVEMGELEKQLDELEQRGVVLEQKLRDCHNDEDEEHLLVEWFTLIHEKHMLVRREAELVYTAKQQNLEERQADVEYELRCLLNKPEREWSEEDHGREQELMAELVTIIEQRNQIINSMDQDRQREEEEDKLLAAVIKKKEFHKEVDGEHKKKGAKFKPMKVLKMLSPKNEGGKNRSPRKDKS